Proteins encoded by one window of Roseibium sp. Sym1:
- a CDS encoding acetyl-CoA C-acetyltransferase codes for MPEAYIYDHVRTPRGRGKKDGALHEVPAVRLAATALEAIRDRNGLDTGRVDDVVLGCVDPVGEAGGDIARAAVFAAGYETSVPGMQINRFCASGLDAVNMASAQVMSGQHKLVIAGGVESMSRVGLGASGGAWPIEPQVAIPSYFMPQGVSADLIATKYGFSRDDCDAYAVESQKRAGKSWDEGRFSKSVVPVRDINGITILDRDEHMRPDTDMQSLASLNPSFEMMGAMGGFDAVGIQAHPEVEAIKHVHHAGNSSGIVDGAAAVLIGSSTAGRSSGLKPRARIKAFANIGSEPALMLTGPVDVTEKLLKNAKMEMKDIDLIEINEAFASVVLRYQQAFDLDPGTVNVNGGAIALGHPLGATGAMILGTVLDELERRDLNTALVTLCIGAGMGTATIIERV; via the coding sequence ATGCCCGAAGCCTATATTTACGACCACGTGCGCACGCCGCGCGGCCGGGGCAAGAAGGACGGCGCCCTGCACGAAGTGCCCGCCGTCCGTCTTGCCGCAACGGCGCTGGAAGCCATCCGCGACCGCAACGGCCTTGACACCGGACGTGTCGACGACGTCGTGCTCGGCTGTGTCGACCCGGTCGGCGAGGCCGGCGGCGACATTGCCCGCGCGGCGGTGTTCGCAGCGGGGTACGAGACATCGGTTCCGGGCATGCAGATCAACCGCTTTTGCGCCTCGGGTCTCGACGCGGTCAACATGGCCTCCGCGCAGGTCATGTCCGGCCAGCACAAGCTGGTCATCGCCGGCGGTGTCGAGAGCATGAGCCGCGTCGGCCTCGGCGCTTCCGGGGGCGCCTGGCCGATCGAGCCGCAAGTTGCCATCCCCTCCTATTTCATGCCGCAGGGCGTGTCCGCCGACCTGATCGCCACCAAATACGGCTTTTCCCGCGACGACTGCGATGCCTACGCGGTGGAAAGCCAGAAACGCGCCGGCAAGTCCTGGGACGAGGGCCGGTTCTCCAAATCCGTCGTGCCGGTGAGAGACATCAACGGCATCACCATTCTCGACCGGGACGAGCACATGCGTCCGGACACGGACATGCAATCCCTGGCCTCGCTCAACCCATCCTTCGAGATGATGGGCGCGATGGGTGGTTTCGACGCGGTCGGCATCCAGGCCCATCCGGAAGTCGAGGCCATCAAGCACGTGCACCACGCCGGCAACTCCTCCGGCATCGTCGACGGTGCCGCCGCCGTCCTGATCGGTTCCAGCACCGCGGGACGGTCGTCCGGTTTGAAACCGCGCGCGCGCATCAAGGCCTTCGCCAATATCGGCTCCGAACCCGCGCTGATGCTGACCGGGCCGGTGGATGTCACCGAGAAGCTCCTGAAGAACGCCAAGATGGAGATGAAGGATATCGATCTCATCGAGATCAACGAGGCCTTTGCCTCCGTCGTGCTGCGCTATCAGCAGGCGTTCGACCTCGACCCGGGGACCGTCAACGTCAATGGCGGCGCGATTGCGCTCGGCCATCCGCTCGGCGCCACCGGCGCCATGATCCTGGGCACCGTTCTGGACGAACTGGAGCGACGCGATCTCAACACCGCCCTTGTCACGCTGTGCATCGGCGCCGGCATGGGAACGGCTACCATCATCGAACGGGTCTGA
- a CDS encoding cupin domain-containing protein, translating into MISNIEKEFGAITDYWSPRVVADVNNQSVKLAKLKGEFVWHDHEDEDELFFIVKGSLTIRYRDREDAVLSTGDMHVVPKGVEHNPIAEEECWVMLFEPAETKHTGDVVVEGTKTAAQQRAHLPSGTA; encoded by the coding sequence ATGATCAGCAACATCGAAAAGGAATTCGGTGCGATCACCGACTACTGGTCGCCGCGGGTCGTGGCCGATGTCAACAACCAGAGCGTCAAGCTGGCCAAGCTGAAGGGCGAATTCGTCTGGCATGATCACGAGGACGAGGACGAACTGTTCTTCATCGTCAAGGGCTCCCTGACCATCCGCTACCGGGATCGGGAGGACGCGGTGCTTTCCACCGGCGACATGCATGTCGTCCCGAAAGGCGTCGAGCACAACCCGATCGCCGAAGAGGAATGCTGGGTGATGCTGTTCGAGCCCGCGGAAACCAAACACACCGGCGACGTCGTCGTTGAAGGCACCAAGACGGCAGCGCAGCAGCGCGCCCACCTGCCTTCCGGCACCGCCTGA